ACTACAAGGCGCGGGTCGAGGCCGAGGTGCTCTCCCAGGCGCAGCCCGACGACGTCTCCGCCGACGAACTCCGGGCCAGCGCCCCCGAGGCGCGCGCCGAGATCCTGGAGCCGGTGCCGCTCAACTGAGGACTCACGTCCCTAGCCAGGTGTCGGTGGCCCGGGTGAGCATGAGGGCGTGAAAAAACGCTCCATGAGTGCGCTGTTGGGAACGGGAGTGGCCGGCCTGGCGGGCTGGGACCTCTGGCAGCGCCGGCACACCATCCTGCGCAACTATCCGATCGTCGGTCATCTGCGCTTCATCCTGGAGGCGGTCGGGCCGGAGCTGCGCCAGTACATCGTCACGGACAACAACGCGGAGAAGCCGTTCAGCCGCGACCAACGGCGTTGGGTGTACACCTCGTCGAAGATGAGCGACCGCTATTTCGGCTTCGGCACCGACAACGACCTGGAACGCGCGCACAACTACCCGATCATCAAGCATGCGGCGTTTCCGGTGTCGGCCCCGGACGGCGACCCCGGTCACCCCGACCCGAAGGTACCGCTGCCGGCCGGCAAGGTGCTCGGCGGAGCGCGCAAGCGCGCCAAGGCATTTCGGCCACCATCGTTGGTCAACGTCTCGGGGATGAGCTTCGGCGCGCTGGGCGGAGCCGCGATCACCGCGCTGAACCAGGGCGTCGCGATGGCCGGCGCGATGCAGAGCACCGGTGAAGGCGGGGTGTCGCCGTACCACCTCAGCGGCGGCGACCTGGTCTGGCAGATCGGCACCGGCTATTTCGGCTGCCGCAACGACGACGGCACCTTCAGCCTGCCCCGCCTGGTCGACCAGGTGGTCGCCACGCCGTCGATCCGGGCCATCGAGATCAAGCTCAGCCAGGGCGCCAAACCCGGCCTGGGCGGCATGCTGCCCGGCGCCAAGGTCACCGAGGAGATCGCCAAGATCCGGGGCATCCCGGTGGGCGTGGACTGCAAGAGCCCGGCCGGGCATTCGGCCTTCCACGACGTCGACGGCCTGCTGGACTTCGTAGAGACGATCGCCGACGAGACCGGGCTGCCGGTCGGCATCAAGGCAGCGGTCGGCGAAGACGCGTTTTGGCCGGAGCTGGCCGCGCGGATGGCCCGCACCGGCCGGGGCGTCGACTTCGTGACCGTCGACGGGGGCGAGGGCGGCACCGGAGCGGCGCCGCTGGTGTTCAGCGACCACGTCGCGCTGCCGTTCAAGTGGGCGTTCCCGCGCGTGTACCGCGCCTTCGCCGAGCAGGGTCTGCAGCACGACGTGGTGTTCATCGGGTCGGGCAAGCTCGGTATCCCGGAGAACGCGCTGCTGGCCCTGGCGCTGGGCTGCGACATGATCAACGTCGGCCGCACCGCGATGTTCGCCATCGGCTGTATTCAGGCCCAGCGCTGCCACACCGGCCGCTGCCCGACCGGCGTCGCGACGCAGTCGGCCTGGCTGCAGCACGGGCTGGACCCAGCGCTGAAGTCGGTGCGCTGCGCCAACTATCTGGCCACCCTGCGCTTCGAGCTGCTGTGCCTGGCGCGGGCCTGCGGACACGTGCACCCCGTCCTGGTTCCGCTGAACGCCATCGAGGTGCTCGACATCGACCTGCAGTCGACGCGGGCCGAGGAGTTGTTCGACTACAAGCCGGACTGGGGACTGCCGGGTCCGCGCGACGTCGAGGCGCTGACAGCCGCGATGGC
This genomic stretch from Mycobacterium paragordonae harbors:
- a CDS encoding FMN-binding glutamate synthase family protein, which gives rise to MSALLGTGVAGLAGWDLWQRRHTILRNYPIVGHLRFILEAVGPELRQYIVTDNNAEKPFSRDQRRWVYTSSKMSDRYFGFGTDNDLERAHNYPIIKHAAFPVSAPDGDPGHPDPKVPLPAGKVLGGARKRAKAFRPPSLVNVSGMSFGALGGAAITALNQGVAMAGAMQSTGEGGVSPYHLSGGDLVWQIGTGYFGCRNDDGTFSLPRLVDQVVATPSIRAIEIKLSQGAKPGLGGMLPGAKVTEEIAKIRGIPVGVDCKSPAGHSAFHDVDGLLDFVETIADETGLPVGIKAAVGEDAFWPELAARMARTGRGVDFVTVDGGEGGTGAAPLVFSDHVALPFKWAFPRVYRAFAEQGLQHDVVFIGSGKLGIPENALLALALGCDMINVGRTAMFAIGCIQAQRCHTGRCPTGVATQSAWLQHGLDPALKSVRCANYLATLRFELLCLARACGHVHPVLVPLNAIEVLDIDLQSTRAEELFDYKPDWGLPGPRDVEALTAAMAP